DNA from Patescibacteria group bacterium:
CTGCTTGCCGGCGTATTGCTTTTTGGACAAACCATCCGCGGCACGACCGGCTGGTTCTCAATCGGCCCGCTCAATTTTCAGCCCGTTGAGCTCGCCAAGATTTGTCTCCTCGTGCTCATGGCGAGTTATTTGAGCGAGCGGAGCGGCATACATTTTGGTTTTAAACAGCTCGTTGCGGTTTCGGCGCTTGGCGGCGCGTATATTCTGCTTGTCATGGGCCAGCCGGACCTTGGTTCCGCCATGGTGCTTTTTTCACTGTGGTTCGGCCTGCTTTTTTTCGGCAATACCCGGAAAAGATTTATCGCCCTGATACTTGTCGCAATTATCATGGTCAGTATCTTTGGATGGTTTTTTGGACTCCAGGATTTTCAGCGCGACCGCGTGCTTACTTTTTTGGACCCGGAGCGCGATCCACTCGGTCAGGGATATAACGTAACTCAGGCCGTAATTGCAATTGGCGCCGGCGGATTTTTTGGTCGCGGCCTGGGCTTCGGCTCGCAGTCCCAGCTGAAATTCCTGCCTGAAAGCCAGACTGATTTTATTTTCGCGGTCGTTGCCGAAGAGCTTGGACTCGTCGGGGTCGCTCTCATGATCGGTCTTTTTTCCATCGTACTCTGGCGTCTCTTTAAAATCTGTGCTAGGTCGGGCGATGATTTCAGCCTTTTTTTGGCGCTCGGCATCATTATTCTGCTCGCGACGCAGATCGGAGTGAACATCGCCATGAATCTCGGCTGGTTCCCGGTCACCGGCATCACTCTGCCCTTCTTGAGCTACGGCGCCAGTTCGCTTCTTACTTTTCTCTTGATGATCGGCATTGCCGAAAGCATCGCGGTGCATGAGGCGCCGCGCTAACCCTGTCGCAATCGTGCGCATTCTGCTATCATATACCTATGTTTAATTTCAACAGCCAATTTTCCCTGCCGGAGAATCTGAAGATAATGGGCAATTGTCCGCTCTGCGGGAGCTCGACGCAAAAGCTTGAGGCGCGCGTTTTGCGCGAAACGACCGAGAATCAGCTCGTTCATCTTCATTGCGCCGCGTGCCTTGGATCCGTCATTGCGCTTTTTATGGCCTCCGGAGTCGGGGTTGCCTCGTACGGCCTGATTACGGACTTGAGCTACGATGATGTACTTAAATTCCGCAATTCCGACGAGCTCACCCTGGACCATGTGATTCGCGCCCACGAAGAGGTTGATTCTCCGCAATTTTTGGCTAAGATTTCCTAATCTTGACAGCCGGAGCGGATTCTGGTTAAATATAGGCACATTTTAAATATTTTTAGAGAATATGACTGAACTCACTTTAAACGTTAATAAGCGCGCCGACGGTGCCGACAAGGCCAGGGCCCTGGTCCGCCAGAGTTTGGTTCCGGGCGTTGTCTACGGACACGGCATTGCGAACCAAAATATTGTTTTAGAAAAAAACGTGCTGGAAAAAATATATAAAGCGGCCGGCGAAGCAAAACTCATTGATCTTAAAATCGGCGATGATAAGCCGGTCAAGGTTTTGATACAGGATATTCAGAGAGAACCGGTGCATGATATGCCGATTCATGTTGATTTTCGCCAGGTGCGCATGGATGAAAAAATTATTGCCGACATGGTCATCAAATTCATCGGCGAGTCGGCGGCCGTCAAAGAACTCGGCGGCACGCTGGTTAAAAATTATTACACCCTGCAGGTTGAATGTATGCCGAGCGAGCTTTCCAATGAGATCGTTGTCGATATTTCAAATCTCAAAAATTTTGAGGACGTAATTCGGGTAAAGGATCTTGCAATACCGCCGTCAATCCATGTTTTGGATGAGCCGGAGCGCAGCATCGCGGTGGTTAAGCCGCCGATGACCGAAGCCGAGATTGCTGAACTTGAAAAAGCGCCGGCCGCCGGCGTTGATCAGGTTGAAGTTGCCGCCAAGGGCAAGGCCCCGGAAGAGGGTGAAGAAGGCGCCGAAGAAGCCGCTCCTGCGGCTGGTGCGAAACCCGAAAAAGAAGAGCCAAAAAAAGAGAAAAACAAATGAAAATCGCGATCCGTGAGTTAGCAAACAAAATTTTTAAACACGCCGAAGATTCGGGTGCGGAACGACGAAGAAAGTTACTTCTCGCCGCGCTTGCTCTCGGCGTTGTTTTAATTTGCGCCGCGTCAGTCGGGACATATCTCACGGTCGCTTCGCGCTATGCCACGCCCGCGGTTTCCGATGAGCCGTCCTCGGCAGTGGCTGCGGATACCGCGCCGAGAACAATTGACGGCGTGATGGCTGCGGCCGGCCGCACGAAT
Protein-coding regions in this window:
- the rodA gene encoding rod shape-determining protein RodA, with product MFVKLKNFDWILFAAVFLLCCIGLAAIYSVALSQQEPDFFNFKKQLAVLAVGVIVIFFIAASNYRLLRNYRRLIYIGGLALLAGVLLFGQTIRGTTGWFSIGPLNFQPVELAKICLLVLMASYLSERSGIHFGFKQLVAVSALGGAYILLVMGQPDLGSAMVLFSLWFGLLFFGNTRKRFIALILVAIIMVSIFGWFFGLQDFQRDRVLTFLDPERDPLGQGYNVTQAVIAIGAGGFFGRGLGFGSQSQLKFLPESQTDFIFAVVAEELGLVGVALMIGLFSIVLWRLFKICARSGDDFSLFLALGIIILLATQIGVNIAMNLGWFPVTGITLPFLSYGASSLLTFLLMIGIAESIAVHEAPR
- a CDS encoding 50S ribosomal protein L25: MTELTLNVNKRADGADKARALVRQSLVPGVVYGHGIANQNIVLEKNVLEKIYKAAGEAKLIDLKIGDDKPVKVLIQDIQREPVHDMPIHVDFRQVRMDEKIIADMVIKFIGESAAVKELGGTLVKNYYTLQVECMPSELSNEIVVDISNLKNFEDVIRVKDLAIPPSIHVLDEPERSIAVVKPPMTEAEIAELEKAPAAGVDQVEVAAKGKAPEEGEEGAEEAAPAAGAKPEKEEPKKEKNK